The following are from one region of the Petrotoga mobilis SJ95 genome:
- a CDS encoding alanyl-tRNA editing protein: MSEKVKIINVIKQGDNYFATIENNPFYPDGKGGQLGDRGKIDIAEVLGTTETGVILNKHLNPGEYFYEIDKKRRFDIAQQHTGQHILSAAFERIGSLKTVSFKMGEEYSTIDLDGQNIEEELLNKAQELSNDIISKCIEVEEIYTDKERAQKYNLRKPLSDKISGEVRLIKIDDFDISACGGFHVKNTGNINLLKITNTEKVKGNLTRVYFLAGLRAINDYSQKDSILKNISSILTSGLYDLENKVESLLNENKDYKNRMKKLAEKNAYYLAKDLIEKALVVNKNKIVYYKKEDETADFLHKYVDLKDYTLIVEDEKDKTFSIFSKNINCKELIEKLKTNNNIKGGGSEVRGNISGDIKLEDILKILEK, encoded by the coding sequence TTGAGTGAAAAAGTGAAAATAATTAATGTAATAAAACAAGGGGATAACTATTTTGCTACCATAGAGAATAACCCTTTTTATCCTGATGGAAAAGGTGGGCAACTTGGAGATAGGGGTAAAATTGATATCGCTGAAGTTTTAGGTACCACAGAAACAGGAGTTATCTTAAATAAGCATTTAAACCCAGGTGAATATTTTTATGAAATAGATAAAAAAAGAAGATTTGATATAGCTCAACAGCATACTGGACAACATATATTGTCAGCCGCTTTTGAAAGAATAGGCTCATTAAAAACCGTTAGTTTTAAGATGGGTGAAGAATATTCCACTATAGATTTAGATGGACAGAATATTGAAGAAGAATTGTTGAATAAAGCCCAAGAACTTTCAAACGATATAATTTCTAAGTGCATAGAAGTGGAAGAAATATATACGGATAAAGAACGAGCCCAAAAATACAATTTAAGAAAACCTCTAAGTGATAAAATAAGTGGTGAAGTAAGGCTGATAAAAATCGATGATTTTGATATATCTGCCTGTGGTGGTTTCCATGTGAAAAACACAGGAAATATCAATCTTTTAAAGATAACAAATACAGAAAAAGTAAAAGGGAATTTAACGAGGGTATATTTTTTAGCGGGTCTTAGAGCCATTAATGATTATTCACAAAAAGATTCGATTTTAAAAAACATTTCTTCTATCTTAACATCTGGGTTGTATGATTTGGAAAACAAAGTAGAAAGTCTATTAAATGAAAACAAAGATTATAAGAATCGTATGAAGAAGTTAGCAGAAAAAAATGCTTATTATCTTGCAAAAGATTTAATCGAAAAGGCGCTGGTAGTAAATAAAAATAAAATAGTTTATTATAAAAAAGAGGATGAAACAGCAGATTTCTTACACAAATACGTCGATTTGAAAGATTACACACTCATTGTTGAGGATGAAAAGGACAAAACCTTTTCTATTTTCTCAAAAAATATTAACTGTAAAGAGTTAATAGAAAAATTAAAAACAAATAACAACATCAAAGGTGGGGGAAGCGAAGTAAGAGGTAACATAAGCGGCGACATAAAACTTGAAGATATTCTCAAAATATTAGAAAAATAG
- a CDS encoding WD40 repeat domain-containing protein, whose product MRKFFVIFFLIILSINIFSNLIVNNFEHSDIIDFFVNKNTGDISTIVENNYLKTYDLKEKCINRYYSASSIPTHVEWILDNKYTIIAESNGTIEVFNNDTSLLNYKINVTDESISSLSSFRDKIVFTSLDKTVYVYNITKRRVEFQRRFSTIPTVAEFYDEGTILVADHLGNIYLIDYLNNKEVRSIKIDNYSIIKLAMVNDNTLAFSMNGNIYVLDKDLKIINSFSLGLTIKEVAFSPSNENFTVLTTNNQIILFDSSTLKILQELKLDNFNIKSLEWSHDKSDTLYLNDGVSLYSLNVYSKSIEKLLELKKPDVLKITRNNNLIYYLTSNSEIGIFNIDSGVVETHFSFSEEVVDFEITKNGYLILSENSGYLSLYDPEGILIENKKISDFKLTTLEISPSEKFLIAGGWENNVYVVTLPDLSVYKEVENLHSNWIKDISINYNETKIAVASLDKKVSISVFPDFENTIYIEEFPYIIWSLDWASNSNFLSMGGFEGALRLWDGRFNQFYKRFEIITAPIKAIEWSPDDNYVATGTTDGNVYIWNSKNGNLESTMNISNGEIVDLTWSNDERYLYALSKGNLLSLIDLQQNNIPLQSIIFEKGYSVSYRKNGEYTTNIPEQEESKFFYKNNPISLFEAVTFERKEFISIPILEGPVINVPSEFLISDKNNSLLLSVFDNNLITKVEILGQTFLVNSQSYYLSLEINPEKLTSNMLEISAYDNDGNKSTKYVHLKFENIYLQVFTNQAEITNEEGEIIAIATRGDILKLKGVLGDTYKVEYIDKEGYIKKAFVVF is encoded by the coding sequence TTGAGAAAATTCTTCGTAATTTTTTTCTTGATTATTTTGAGTATTAACATCTTCTCCAATTTAATAGTAAATAATTTTGAACATTCAGACATTATTGATTTTTTTGTAAATAAAAACACTGGCGATATTTCCACAATTGTAGAGAATAACTACCTTAAAACTTATGATTTGAAGGAAAAGTGCATTAATCGTTATTACTCAGCTTCTTCTATACCGACTCATGTAGAATGGATCCTCGACAATAAATATACTATAATCGCAGAAAGTAATGGGACAATAGAAGTGTTTAACAACGATACCTCTCTTCTTAATTACAAAATAAACGTAACCGACGAATCTATTTCCTCTTTATCTAGTTTTAGAGATAAAATAGTATTTACTTCCTTAGATAAAACGGTCTACGTATACAATATTACCAAAAGAAGGGTAGAATTTCAACGGAGGTTTTCAACTATACCAACGGTTGCAGAATTTTACGATGAGGGTACAATATTGGTAGCAGACCATTTAGGTAATATTTATTTGATTGATTATTTAAACAATAAAGAAGTAAGATCCATCAAAATTGATAATTATTCAATAATTAAATTAGCGATGGTAAATGATAATACACTTGCTTTTTCAATGAATGGAAATATTTATGTATTGGATAAAGACTTGAAGATAATAAATTCTTTTTCATTAGGTTTAACAATTAAAGAGGTCGCATTTTCACCATCGAATGAAAATTTTACTGTTTTGACTACGAATAATCAGATCATCCTTTTTGATTCTTCAACTTTAAAAATACTCCAAGAACTAAAGCTTGATAATTTTAATATAAAATCTCTTGAATGGAGTCATGACAAAAGCGATACACTTTACCTAAACGATGGAGTTAGTCTATACTCTTTAAATGTCTATTCAAAATCAATTGAAAAATTATTGGAATTAAAAAAACCCGATGTTCTAAAAATTACAAGAAATAATAATCTTATTTATTACTTAACTTCCAACAGTGAAATAGGTATTTTTAATATTGATTCAGGAGTAGTTGAGACTCATTTTTCTTTTTCTGAAGAAGTAGTTGACTTTGAAATAACAAAAAATGGATATTTGATACTTTCAGAAAATTCTGGATACCTGTCGCTTTACGACCCTGAGGGTATATTAATAGAAAATAAGAAGATAAGTGATTTTAAATTAACCACTTTGGAGATTTCCCCTTCGGAAAAGTTTTTAATTGCAGGGGGATGGGAAAATAATGTTTATGTAGTTACCCTACCTGATTTGAGCGTTTATAAGGAAGTTGAAAATCTTCATAGCAATTGGATAAAAGATATTTCTATTAATTACAACGAAACTAAGATAGCAGTGGCAAGCTTAGATAAAAAAGTAAGCATATCAGTTTTTCCCGACTTTGAAAATACAATTTACATCGAAGAATTCCCCTACATTATTTGGTCACTGGATTGGGCTAGTAATTCAAATTTTCTTTCTATGGGAGGATTTGAAGGGGCTTTACGACTGTGGGATGGAAGATTTAATCAATTCTATAAGAGATTTGAGATTATTACAGCTCCAATAAAGGCAATTGAATGGAGCCCTGATGATAATTACGTAGCCACTGGAACAACTGATGGAAATGTCTATATATGGAACAGTAAAAATGGAAACTTAGAATCAACTATGAATATTTCGAATGGTGAAATTGTTGATTTAACTTGGAGTAATGATGAAAGGTATTTGTATGCCTTGAGTAAAGGAAATTTATTGAGCCTTATAGATCTTCAGCAAAACAATATACCTTTGCAAAGTATTATTTTTGAAAAAGGCTATTCTGTTTCCTATAGAAAAAATGGGGAGTATACCACTAATATCCCTGAACAAGAAGAAAGCAAATTTTTCTACAAAAATAATCCTATAAGCCTTTTCGAAGCTGTAACCTTCGAAAGGAAAGAATTTATAAGCATTCCTATCTTAGAGGGTCCTGTTATAAATGTACCGTCAGAATTTTTGATATCAGATAAAAACAACTCTTTGCTTCTCAGCGTTTTTGATAATAATCTAATTACAAAAGTTGAAATATTAGGTCAAACTTTTTTAGTTAACAGCCAATCTTACTATCTATCTTTAGAAATAAATCCTGAAAAACTTACATCAAATATGCTTGAAATATCTGCTTATGACAACGATGGAAATAAATCCACAAAATACGTTCATTTGAAGTTTGAGAATATATATCTTCAAGTATTCACTAATCAAGCAGAAATTACAAACGAGGAAGGAGAAATAATAGCGATTGCAACTCGTGGAGACATCCTAAAATTAAAAGGAGTCTTAGGAGATACTTATAAAGTAGAATATATTGACAAAGAGGGATATATTAAAAAAGCATTTGTCGTGTTTTAA
- the secF gene encoding protein translocase subunit SecF, producing the protein MPNIDFVGKRSFFIYLSIALILFSVIVIFVKGFNLGVDFSGGSEIIVSFDKSYTIDELRNGLQTINQEYATAKIIQTNPGGGASDQFFYIITVRDSFPTLEEKQMFINSLEESFSDSSLNIEQFNDVSGYAAREIRSYAWYAVIISLIVLLAYITIRFQFSYGVGAILALAHDVIITLGFYSLFGIEMNLTAIAAFLTLAGYSLNDTIVVYDRIRENRSKNRGMDIESITNKSINEVIVRSLNTSLTTFLVVFMMFLLGGRSIASFAFGLTVGVIIGTYSSLYIASPIVIGMVKRRKKTQKA; encoded by the coding sequence ATGCCAAATATAGATTTTGTTGGTAAGAGGAGTTTTTTCATTTATTTATCAATTGCTTTGATACTTTTTTCTGTAATAGTGATTTTTGTAAAAGGATTCAATTTAGGTGTTGATTTTTCTGGTGGTAGTGAAATCATCGTGTCTTTTGATAAAAGTTATACAATTGATGAATTGAGAAACGGTTTACAAACGATAAATCAAGAGTATGCTACCGCTAAGATCATTCAAACTAACCCAGGTGGAGGAGCTTCTGATCAATTCTTTTACATAATTACCGTAAGAGATTCTTTCCCTACGTTGGAAGAAAAACAAATGTTCATAAATAGTTTAGAAGAATCTTTTTCTGATTCGAGCTTAAATATTGAACAATTCAACGATGTTTCAGGTTATGCTGCTAGGGAAATTCGATCGTATGCTTGGTATGCTGTAATTATTTCTCTGATAGTTTTGCTAGCTTATATAACCATCAGGTTTCAATTTTCCTACGGTGTGGGAGCGATTTTAGCTTTAGCTCATGACGTTATAATCACCTTAGGATTTTATTCCCTCTTTGGTATAGAAATGAACTTAACCGCAATAGCCGCATTTCTTACTTTAGCAGGTTATTCCCTAAACGATACTATCGTTGTTTATGATAGAATAAGGGAAAACAGATCTAAAAATCGTGGGATGGATATAGAAAGTATAACAAATAAAAGCATTAACGAAGTTATTGTAAGGTCATTGAACACTTCCTTGACAACATTCCTAGTTGTTTTTATGATGTTCCTTTTGGGAGGTAGGTCAATAGCTTCATTTGCTTTCGGATTAACTGTGGGAGTTATAATTGGGACTTATTCTTCGTTATATATTGCGAGTCCAATTGTCATAGGTATGGTAAAAAGACGTAAGAAAACACAAAAAGCTTAA
- the secD gene encoding protein translocase subunit SecD, whose amino-acid sequence MRNRRIRILFTVIVFVFALLGLILPLSGNVNDISILRFFPNINLGLDIQGGVLLEYSFDVPEGVNTSEVVDNVITVLRRRMDNAGYTEAIVSEVVSGGESRVRVEIPGISDTQRAEELIGSKGKLYFAEVLEVVESTTTPEITRNRTIQINGEEIEMYSYVKDSNNPNLWYRVKNVFEFGDAPFQITGLDVTDAVASLNSQGAGFVVNLNFSNEGRQKFELATANLVNERIAIILDDEVIIAPVVRERISQGRAEISGIESMEEAQNIAVLIKSGNLPVDLVKYQERTLGPTLGRDIVTTIINAGIIGLIIVMIYMIIFYRWMGVIADIALIYNTFLLMGILSWTGAILTLPGIAGIILTFGTTVDGNIIIYERIKEELRIGRPPLTAVKFGFNKVFSTIFDANITTILAGLVLFFVTSGSIRGFAVTLIIGVLGAMFTNLVVSRLLLESTSHFLKPEKYVKGIVVEKGGTK is encoded by the coding sequence TTGAGAAATCGAAGAATAAGGATACTATTTACTGTAATAGTTTTTGTTTTTGCACTATTAGGATTAATTCTACCTTTATCGGGTAATGTGAATGATATAAGCATACTACGGTTTTTCCCAAATATTAATTTAGGCCTGGATATTCAAGGTGGGGTGCTTTTAGAATATAGCTTTGATGTACCTGAAGGTGTCAATACTTCTGAGGTTGTAGATAATGTAATCACAGTTCTAAGGAGAAGAATGGACAATGCTGGTTACACAGAGGCGATAGTTTCCGAAGTTGTTTCCGGTGGAGAAAGCAGAGTTCGGGTTGAGATTCCAGGTATATCAGATACTCAAAGGGCTGAAGAACTTATAGGTAGCAAGGGGAAACTTTACTTTGCAGAAGTATTGGAAGTTGTGGAATCTACAACAACTCCAGAAATTACAAGAAATAGAACTATACAAATAAATGGTGAAGAAATAGAAATGTATAGTTACGTTAAGGATAGTAATAACCCTAACCTTTGGTATAGGGTAAAAAATGTTTTCGAATTTGGAGATGCTCCATTTCAGATTACCGGTTTAGATGTCACTGATGCCGTAGCTTCTCTAAACAGTCAAGGAGCAGGATTCGTAGTTAATTTGAATTTTAGTAATGAAGGAAGACAAAAATTTGAATTAGCAACCGCGAATTTAGTGAATGAAAGAATTGCGATTATTTTAGATGACGAGGTTATAATTGCACCTGTTGTTAGAGAAAGGATTTCACAAGGAAGAGCCGAAATCAGCGGAATAGAAAGTATGGAAGAAGCACAAAACATTGCTGTTTTGATAAAATCTGGGAATTTACCTGTAGATTTGGTTAAATATCAAGAAAGGACACTTGGTCCTACTTTGGGAAGAGATATTGTAACTACGATTATAAACGCTGGAATCATTGGGCTTATAATAGTAATGATTTACATGATTATATTTTATAGATGGATGGGAGTAATTGCTGATATTGCGCTAATATATAATACATTTTTGTTAATGGGAATTTTAAGTTGGACAGGAGCGATATTAACTCTACCAGGTATTGCTGGTATAATTTTAACTTTTGGTACCACAGTAGATGGAAATATTATTATATACGAAAGAATAAAAGAGGAACTTAGAATAGGAAGGCCCCCTTTAACCGCAGTAAAGTTTGGATTTAATAAAGTTTTTTCAACTATTTTTGATGCCAATATAACAACTATTTTAGCAGGATTAGTTTTATTCTTTGTAACAAGTGGAAGTATTAGAGGCTTTGCGGTCACACTCATAATAGGTGTTTTAGGTGCTATGTTTACTAACTTGGTGGTTAGTAGGTTGCTATTAGAAAGTACTTCCCACTTTTTGAAGCCTGAAAAGTATGTGAAAGGAATTGTTGTGGAAAAAGGGGGGACTAAATAA
- the yajC gene encoding preprotein translocase subunit YajC: protein MLERVLNFINFGPAGATDAANTVEQAQAVPASGGGLSGMLFFLIIIILMWVLLFLPQRRQEKKHKEMLSALKKGDKIVTSSGIIGKIISITNERIRISTADKTEIDITKNAIAGVLSKSDKPEATPEETETETETETEDDK, encoded by the coding sequence ATGTTAGAAAGAGTATTAAATTTTATAAACTTTGGCCCAGCAGGCGCTACTGATGCTGCCAACACGGTCGAACAAGCACAAGCGGTCCCGGCAAGTGGTGGTGGATTAAGTGGAATGTTGTTTTTTTTAATAATCATAATCTTGATGTGGGTCTTGTTGTTCCTCCCACAAAGGCGACAAGAAAAAAAGCATAAGGAAATGCTTTCTGCTTTGAAAAAAGGTGATAAAATTGTTACATCATCGGGAATCATAGGAAAGATAATATCTATAACTAACGAGAGAATCAGAATTTCAACGGCAGACAAAACAGAAATCGATATAACAAAGAATGCCATTGCAGGGGTTCTTTCTAAAAGTGATAAACCCGAAGCAACGCCAGAAGAAACTGAAACTGAAACTGAAACTGAAACTGAAGATGATAAATAG
- a CDS encoding septum site-determining protein MinC: MDEPVYAKIMDGDIIFYFSKGNTQKDLFEHFQKELVKMKSFFNIGDSFYVYFEDGSQHNLLNKIVKFANSLELNVAGAYFGKLPEGKVGNKELTLSSTQIYRKHLRSGQVIQNPGDIIVFGNVNQGAEVNAGGSIIIFGKVFGTLRAGITNKKNAFIIAYELNSPLVEIAGIPFFNYEWPKSPVSIRIEENKALVEPVEL, encoded by the coding sequence ATGGATGAACCCGTATACGCAAAAATTATGGACGGAGACATAATCTTTTATTTTTCAAAGGGAAACACGCAAAAAGATCTTTTCGAACATTTTCAAAAAGAACTTGTTAAGATGAAAAGTTTTTTTAACATTGGGGATAGTTTTTACGTATATTTTGAAGACGGCTCTCAGCATAATTTATTAAATAAAATCGTAAAATTTGCCAACAGTCTTGAATTGAACGTTGCTGGAGCATATTTTGGAAAGCTTCCCGAAGGGAAAGTAGGAAACAAAGAGTTAACCCTTTCGAGTACCCAAATTTATAGAAAACATTTAAGATCCGGCCAAGTAATACAAAATCCTGGAGACATTATAGTTTTTGGAAATGTAAATCAAGGCGCAGAAGTGAACGCGGGTGGAAGTATTATAATATTTGGAAAGGTATTTGGAACCTTAAGAGCAGGAATTACCAACAAAAAAAACGCTTTCATTATAGCCTACGAATTGAATTCACCATTAGTAGAAATCGCGGGTATCCCTTTCTTCAACTATGAATGGCCAAAGTCACCTGTTTCAATAAGAATAGAAGAAAATAAAGCATTGGTTGAACCGGTTGAACTGTAA